The Anaerotignum propionicum DSM 1682 sequence GCAAAATCTGTATAGTTTTGGTAACGATTTTCATCATTTCCTACAAGATTTGTAATCTTCATGGCTCTTTGGTACATAGCCATTGCTTCTTCTCTTGTAATCTGGTTATCTCCTCTAAATGTTCCATCAGCATATCCCCCGAAACAATGCCATACTCATTTGCTATCAGTATCCCTAATATTCTTGCGTCTGTAGCAGTTACATCTTTGAAATTATTTTCATGCTTTGAGCCCTCTCTATATAACCCCAACGCTCTAACGATATACTCTGCAAAATCTGCTCTAGTTATAGCTTTATCTGGCTCAAAACTCTCTGCATTAAAAACAACCAATCTTGACGCCATATCGTTTACTGCATCTTTTGCCCAATGATGTTCAACGGACTTTACGGTTACTGGATTCCAAATAACCGAGTAGTCCGAATTAGTCATGGAATTCAGCCTTGCATACCATTTACCATTCTTTTGATATACCTCTGTAGGGACATGGCTATAAGTCCCATCTGCATTAAATACAACACCTGTTGTAATCTTGCTAGGGTCAACGCCAGATGGAATTTCCATAACTCTTTCTACATAGTTGCTAAACTTATTGATACTCTGTTCTTTTGTTGTTCCGTCCGTGTTTGTTGTCTTTGCTACAATTTCAAATTGCACAGGAGGGAATACCAATTCTGCACTGTTTGCCTTGGCAACTTCGTTATACTTTTCAACCACCTTTTCATCCAGCTTAGTGATTTTCACTTCCACTTTAATATCAGCTTTTTCACCAATCCATAACTCCTTAATTTACACGAATAAACATAATCGGCAGTTCAAATACACAGGTGTAATTGTTAGAACTACCAGGTAAGTCTTTCTCCTAGTTTTTTTATATTATCAACCAATCTATCAAATGTCACAATCTTAGTATTTATTTTTTCATACATACTTTGACTTCGAACATCTAAGGCCGTTAGATTCATAAAATCTCTTCTACTTACAACTAGATAATAATATATTCTGTATACAGGAACATCTATCCCTTGTTGTAAAAGTTCTATATTTTTCAAGAAGTAATCCCTATTACTATCTATCCACCTTTTCCAATCTTGTATTTGGGTTAAGCCCTTTCTTACACTTTCACTTTCTGTATTAGCTGAAGTAATAAGATAGTGTGTGTTTGCCTTTTCAAATTCAATAAGGACAATACTATATCCATCAGAATTCTTTCCCACTAGCATATAATCAGCAGCATACTCATTTCCCAGTTGCTGTTCTGGGAATAGATATGCATCATGATGACCAAAATTATAATCCAAGAATATTGATCCAGGTATAAACCATTTCTTATTCTGCTTAATATATTGCTGAATTTTCAACTCATTTTCTGCAGTATATATTATATTTTGTAATTTACTAGCTTCTAGTTCAAAATCCATGTCCTTGTATTCTCCCAAGTACAGAAAATTGTTGGGGAAGAGAGACCTTTTATGCCATATGAATTTTCTTATTTCTTTATCTGGATGGGAAAAACGTGGAAAGTTGCGAGTATTCTTTGGTCCTTTTTTTGATTCATATGCAAGTTCTGCTTCATATGCCTCCTGCTCTTTTTCAGTTAATATCAATTCATAATTTCTATCCTGTAACTTCATTCTTTTCCTCCAAGTAATCTATTTTCTTATTTTAAAAATTATCAATTATTCAACAAACGCAAGAACCTACACAAAACGGTATAGTGGTTCCTTTGTCAAGGCAGCCTAAAGTAAATTCTTAATGAACCATTTTTTACCAGTGATTGTTTGTCAGAAGGAATATACATATTTGTAGGTATGACAAATAATCCTCCATTAAGATGCTACTTTTACCCCATGATAAATTTCATATGGTGTTTTGTAACCATGTGTTGAATGAGGATGTTCTTCATTATAGGATTTCATAAACTTATTAATACCAGCCCGTAGCTCTCTAGGGGTTTGGTAATGATAAATATAAATATCATCATATTTAAGTGTTCTAAAGAATCTTTCAACAATGATATTATCTGCCCATCGCCCTTTACCATCCATACTGATTTTGATGCTGTGATGCTTTAAGAGATTAGTATATTCAAGGCTAGTAAACTGACTGCCCTGATCACTATTAATAATTTCAGGTACTCCATATATGGCAATAGCCTTTTTAACACAAGCTATTACCGATTCAACTTGTAATGTGTCCGAAAGCTCATAACCTACTATGTAACGAGAATGCCAGTCAATAATAGCAGTAAGATACATAAAGCTTCTGCCAAGGGGAATGTATGTGATATCAATAGACCATACTTGATTAGGCCTATCAATAGTAAGATTACGCAGTAGATAAGGGTAAACCTTATGCTGCTTATTAGGCATTGAAAGGTTTGGTTTTGGATAGATGGCATAGATTCTCATTTCTTGCATGTAACGTCTCACAAGCTTTCTTCCTACGAAATAGCCTTGCTCTATAAGATGTGCAGATATTCTCCTAGTTCCCCATGCTGGATGATCCATATGAATACGATCAATAAGATGCTTAATTTTTATTTCACATACAGTAGGGGCTTGTTCTTGGTAGTAAATACTACTACGATTAAGCTCAAGGAGTTTACACTGTCTACTGATAGACAGTTTAGGATCGTCCTTTGTAACCAGTTCTTTCTTCCCAGCCATGTCCAAGAGCTTGATCAGATTTTTTTTTGAGCCAGTTCACATCTACCGTAAGCTGGCCAATTGTATTATAAAGTTGATCGATTTTCTTTTCGTAGTCAATACGTTCTTGTTCAAAAGAAGCTTCTTTTTTATTATCAAAGGCACTTGATGCATTAGCTAAAAATTCTTTCTTCCAGTTACGAAGAACATTTGGAGCAATCTCATGCTCAGCAGCTATTTGATTCAGCTCCTTTTCTTCACGAAGAAGCTCTAGTACAACTTGTATTTTGAATTCTGGTGTAAAACTACGTCTTTTTTTCATGTGAATACCGTCCTTTTTTAGATGTATTTATTATAACAGAATTCACTAAGAAATTTGAAGTAACCTGTCTAGATTACAGGTACCATTATACTCGCTGTTGGTTCCAATTCATAAAAAATATCATCATCACTTAAATTATCATATCCTATAATTAAATTATATAGATATGCCGCAACACTAAGTAACTTGCTTTGTGCTAAACTATTGCTACCAAAACAGCCTTTTTTACTTAAGTGTTTCATCCACTCTTGTTTTTGCTCCTTCCAATTTTCGTTTGGTCTATTTAATGTATCAAGCTGAGTTCCTACCACATAAATTTTTTCAGGATTGTATCTACTATTTGCAAACACACTATATATAGTAGCAAGTTCTCCGCCTGTTAAAGCATCAGATTTAACACAAACAAGAACTGCATTGGCTCTATCTATGTATGTTCTTGTTATATCTGAACGATATCTAACTGGATCATCTAATCCTGGAGTATCGACATATACTACCCCTTTTGGAATATTTGAGTTTATAATCCCAACTTCGACCTCTTTTACAAAATAATGCGTTGCCTCTTTAGATGAAGTCCATTTTTTAATCTCTTCTTTTAATTCTTCAATGTTATCAAAAAATTTTGTTACTGGCTCTTTGTTTAACCAATTATTTTTTTCTGCTTCTGCATTAAGTTCCCCATACTCTTGCATAAATACTTCTGCCTTAGACTCCCTTACGCTATTCCAAAGAATATTCCATTCCTCCTGAGAGTAGAAAGTTAG is a genomic window containing:
- a CDS encoding transposase yields the protein MKKRRSFTPEFKIQVVLELLREEKELNQIAAEHEIAPNVLRNWKKEFLANASSAFDNKKEASFEQERIDYEKKIDQLYNTIGQLTVDVNWLKKKSDQALGHGWEERTGYKGRS
- a CDS encoding dynamin family protein, whose translation is MISIASIITHLLINIGLFNLTGRASWTIVKSRHKNKKITKVSTFEEAKRKIQKTVDDFQKEIASEGCVDIIWDSTVNKYYKKTFILKNALNNNHIRENISSNVIHNLSRFLDMCQNPEFHIAFVGAIKAGKSTLINALLGQDLASTAVTPETAALTKFKAAEKQNYVNLTFYSQEEWNILWNSVRESKAEVFMQEYGELNAEAEKNNWLNKEPVTKFFDNIEELKEEIKKWTSSKEATHYFVKEVEVGIINSNIPKGVVYVDTPGLDDPVRYRSDITRTYIDRANAVLVCVKSDALTGGELATIYSVFANSRYNPEKIYVVGTQLDTLNRPNENWKEQKQEWMKHLSKKGCFGSNSLAQSKLLSVAAYLYNLIIGYDNLSDDDIFYELEPTASIMVPVI
- a CDS encoding Shedu anti-phage system protein SduA domain-containing protein — encoded protein: MKLQDRNYELILTEKEQEAYEAELAYESKKGPKNTRNFPRFSHPDKEIRKFIWHKRSLFPNNFLYLGEYKDMDFELEASKLQNIIYTAENELKIQQYIKQNKKWFIPGSIFLDYNFGHHDAYLFPEQQLGNEYAADYMLVGKNSDGYSIVLIEFEKANTHYLITSANTESESVRKGLTQIQDWKRWIDSNRDYFLKNIELLQQGIDVPVYRIYYYLVVSRRDFMNLTALDVRSQSMYEKINTKIVTFDRLVDNIKKLGERLTW
- a CDS encoding IS3 family transposase, whose amino-acid sequence is MAGKKELVTKDDPKLSISRQCKLLELNRSSIYYQEQAPTVCEIKIKHLIDRIHMDHPAWGTRRISAHLIEQGYFVGRKLVRRYMQEMRIYAIYPKPNLSMPNKQHKVYPYLLRNLTIDRPNQVWSIDITYIPLGRSFMYLTAIIDWHSRYIVGYELSDTLQVESVIACVKKAIAIYGVPEIINSDQGSQFTSLEYTNLLKHHSIKISMDGKGRWADNIIVERFFRTLKYDDIYIYHYQTPRELRAGINKFMKSYNEEHPHSTHGYKTPYEIYHGVKVAS